The following are encoded in a window of Cycloclasticus pugetii PS-1 genomic DNA:
- a CDS encoding acyl-CoA dehydrogenase family protein → MLFNHEHAMLRDSVSTFVERQIAPFVDEWEEAGIFPAHELFKKMGDAGLLGINKAEKWGGLGLDYSYSLVFAEEIGRINCSGISTAIGVQTDMSTPALANYGSDELRRNFLVPAIKGESVGCIGVSEEGAGSDVASIKTQARRIGNEYVINGSKMWITTSTQADWVCLLCNTGGDKGPHKNKSLIIVPLDAKGVTRGKRLKKLGAHSSDTAPLFFDDVRVPVTNRIGEEGRGFIYQMKQFQEERFFAMSKYLSQVQDAVDITIEYTKHRKAFGKPLIANQDIYFKLAEMQTDIQAVRALIYHACEKYINGEDVDMLTSMAKFKVGQLGQTIPSACLQYWGGQGFMWDNLISRIFRDTRLCSIGGGANEVMLEIVSKRMGIHPSSLS, encoded by the coding sequence ATGTTGTTTAACCATGAACATGCCATGTTACGTGACTCGGTATCAACTTTTGTTGAGCGTCAAATTGCCCCGTTTGTTGATGAATGGGAAGAAGCCGGTATTTTTCCTGCTCATGAGTTATTTAAAAAGATGGGAGACGCAGGACTTCTCGGCATTAATAAGGCAGAAAAATGGGGAGGCTTAGGATTAGATTATTCCTATTCCTTAGTGTTTGCCGAAGAAATAGGGCGAATTAACTGCTCGGGAATTTCAACAGCCATTGGTGTACAAACAGATATGAGCACACCTGCATTGGCAAATTATGGCAGTGATGAATTAAGACGTAATTTTCTGGTTCCAGCAATCAAAGGGGAATCAGTTGGCTGTATTGGTGTGAGTGAAGAAGGTGCGGGTTCAGATGTGGCCTCAATTAAAACGCAAGCACGCCGTATTGGTAACGAATACGTTATTAATGGCAGTAAGATGTGGATTACCACTTCAACGCAAGCTGATTGGGTCTGTTTGTTATGCAATACCGGTGGCGATAAGGGGCCCCATAAAAATAAATCGCTAATCATTGTGCCACTGGATGCTAAAGGCGTAACGCGTGGTAAACGCCTAAAAAAACTAGGTGCGCATAGCTCGGACACCGCACCATTATTCTTTGATGATGTACGAGTGCCGGTTACTAACCGTATCGGTGAGGAGGGGCGCGGCTTCATATATCAAATGAAACAGTTTCAAGAAGAGCGTTTTTTTGCGATGTCTAAATACCTGAGTCAAGTTCAAGATGCGGTAGATATTACGATTGAATATACAAAGCACCGTAAAGCATTTGGTAAACCGTTAATTGCTAATCAAGATATTTATTTTAAATTAGCAGAAATGCAAACCGATATTCAGGCTGTTCGCGCGCTTATCTACCATGCTTGTGAAAAGTATATCAACGGCGAAGATGTCGATATGCTCACCTCAATGGCTAAATTTAAAGTTGGCCAATTAGGACAAACCATACCCTCGGCCTGCCTGCAATACTGGGGTGGGCAAGGTTTTATGTGGGATAACTTAATTAGCCGTATTTTTCGTGATACGCGCTTGTGTTCAATCGGTGGGGGAGCAAACGAAGTGATGCTTGAAATTGTTTCAAAGCGCATGGGTATTCACCCATCATCACTAAGTTAA
- a CDS encoding acetyl/propionyl/methylcrotonyl-CoA carboxylase subunit alpha has protein sequence MNHFDTILIANRGEIAVRVIKTAKQMGYETVAVFSEADREALHVSLADKAIGIGESDVEKSYLNIDKIIAAALKTNAQAIHPGYGFLSESAEFAQRCEEANLVFIGPDSKAMAIMGNKTVARHKMLEANVPLVPGYDGPSQDNPTLQKEANRVGYPLMVKAAAGGGGRGIRIVKDPQRLITELEAARAEALSSFGSDELLLEKYIEKARHIEIQVFADQLGNTVYLGERDCSMQRRHQKVIEEAPAPNMDATLRKKMGDAAVKAAEAVNYIGAGTVEFLLCEDQSFYFLEMNTRLQVEHPVTELITGLDLVEWQLSVAAGEPLALQQNEIELKGHAIEVRLYAEDCECDFMPQTGRIRQWKMPVAKGIRVDNGIVNEQIISPYYDSMLAKIIAYGTTRELAIRRLTRALKDTVLLGLPSNKTFLLGLLETPAFMNAEATTRYIEEQYLPAQQKQAAQGAGDSMWAIAAILLSRMPGTTGWRSTGTLSWPVRLKYQQQQRDVTVFQDGSAYRVEYGDDGIQNILFLAESDGELLLQINGICCKLNVALDERHSVYIDNRSQVAMFEKLSFSEKQNQDTLGANLIAPMSGKIAEIKVVKGDTVNKGDVLVVLESMKMYQELMAQQDGQVTGVYIKPNQQVEVNMPLIDIVTSEQANDE, from the coding sequence ATGAATCATTTTGATACTATCTTGATTGCGAATCGTGGCGAGATAGCCGTTAGGGTCATTAAAACGGCTAAACAGATGGGCTATGAAACGGTTGCTGTTTTTAGCGAGGCAGATCGTGAAGCACTTCATGTTTCACTCGCTGATAAAGCGATAGGTATTGGTGAGTCAGACGTTGAAAAATCCTACCTAAATATTGACAAAATAATAGCCGCAGCGCTGAAAACTAATGCTCAGGCTATCCATCCGGGGTATGGTTTTTTATCCGAATCAGCTGAATTTGCACAGCGTTGTGAAGAAGCTAACTTAGTGTTTATTGGGCCGGATTCAAAGGCAATGGCCATTATGGGAAACAAAACGGTTGCCCGACATAAAATGCTTGAGGCAAATGTACCCCTAGTGCCAGGCTATGATGGACCGTCGCAAGACAACCCAACGTTACAAAAAGAAGCTAACCGTGTCGGTTACCCGTTGATGGTTAAAGCAGCTGCCGGTGGTGGTGGGCGTGGTATACGCATTGTTAAAGACCCACAACGCTTAATAACAGAACTTGAAGCGGCTAGAGCAGAGGCACTTAGCAGTTTTGGCTCTGATGAATTACTGCTTGAAAAATATATTGAAAAGGCCCGACATATTGAAATTCAAGTATTTGCAGATCAACTTGGTAACACGGTTTATTTGGGTGAACGAGACTGCTCGATGCAGCGACGGCATCAAAAAGTTATTGAGGAAGCACCTGCGCCGAATATGGATGCCACCTTACGAAAAAAAATGGGTGATGCCGCAGTAAAAGCGGCTGAGGCGGTTAATTATATTGGTGCCGGTACCGTTGAATTCTTATTATGTGAGGATCAATCATTTTACTTTTTGGAAATGAATACGCGCCTACAAGTTGAACACCCAGTAACAGAATTGATAACAGGCTTAGATTTAGTTGAATGGCAGTTATCAGTAGCGGCTGGTGAACCATTAGCGCTACAACAAAATGAGATTGAGCTAAAGGGGCATGCCATTGAGGTGCGTTTATATGCTGAAGATTGTGAGTGCGATTTTATGCCGCAAACAGGGCGTATAAGGCAGTGGAAAATGCCAGTCGCTAAGGGTATTAGAGTTGATAATGGTATTGTCAATGAGCAAATTATTAGTCCTTATTATGACTCAATGCTGGCAAAAATTATTGCCTATGGTACTACGCGCGAACTAGCGATTAGGCGCTTAACACGGGCCTTAAAAGACACAGTTTTATTAGGTTTGCCTAGTAATAAAACTTTCTTACTGGGCTTGCTAGAAACCCCTGCGTTCATGAATGCTGAGGCAACCACGCGGTATATTGAAGAGCAATACCTACCCGCGCAACAAAAACAGGCGGCTCAGGGGGCGGGTGACTCAATGTGGGCAATAGCCGCCATTTTGTTATCGCGAATGCCCGGCACAACAGGTTGGCGAAGTACTGGCACCCTCAGCTGGCCGGTCAGGTTGAAATACCAGCAACAACAACGTGACGTTACGGTTTTCCAAGACGGTTCTGCATACCGTGTTGAATACGGCGATGATGGAATACAAAATATCCTTTTTTTAGCGGAGTCTGATGGCGAGTTATTGCTTCAGATTAATGGTATTTGCTGCAAGCTTAATGTTGCGCTAGATGAGCGACACAGTGTTTATATTGATAATCGTTCACAGGTCGCGATGTTTGAAAAGTTATCATTTTCAGAAAAACAAAACCAAGACACTCTCGGTGCAAACCTTATCGCACCGATGAGTGGAAAAATTGCTGAGATTAAGGTGGTAAAAGGTGACACGGTTAACAAGGGTGATGTGCTGGTAGTGCTTGAGTCAATGAAAATGTACCAAGAGCTTATGGCCCAACAAGACGGCCAGGTAACGGGCGTTTATATAAAGCCTAATCAGCAAGTAGAAGTGAATATGCCGTTGATAGATATCGTCACCAGTGAGCAGGCTAACGATGAATAA
- a CDS encoding acyl-CoA carboxylase subunit beta, which produces MAVIQSKVNTQSDAFKNNRKELLTLIDQLKELENKVHLASKRKQAVFEQRGQLLPRRRLDMLLDPGASFIELSTLAGLGQHDDDGEENVYGAGIIVGIGFVENTRCMVYVNDAAIKGGTNMPHAYKKLRRAQEIASTSRLPFICLVQSGGGNLFLQHLGFNLAGHRFMSQAQASAAGIPQITVVHGASTAGGAYIPGMSDYVVMVKNKARAYLAGPPLLKAATGEIAEEEELGGAEMHASESGLAEYLAEDDAHALEMTREIVKSLNWNNRLTTTARKTYKEPRYDIDELCGIVPADYHKPYDSREVIARLVDDSDFVEFKANYDPFTICGFAEIEGQHCGIIANNGPITNKGAGKSTQFIQLCCQANKPLIFLQNTTGFIVGIEHEQNGMIKNGAKLIQAVANATVPKITLNIGGAFGAGNYAMSGRSFEPDFLFAWPTNTLAVMGGEQAATVMSIVYENKQKANNKPIDEAFLAKQTEDILDYYSSVSSAFYCTSQVWDEGIIDPRKSRRLLAELIDIVVQGRETKLDANTFGVARI; this is translated from the coding sequence ATGGCTGTTATACAAAGTAAGGTAAATACCCAAAGCGATGCCTTTAAAAACAATAGGAAAGAGTTATTAACGCTGATCGATCAGTTAAAGGAGCTCGAAAATAAGGTGCATCTAGCCTCAAAAAGAAAGCAAGCGGTCTTTGAGCAAAGAGGGCAGTTATTACCGAGAAGGCGTTTAGACATGTTGTTAGACCCAGGTGCCAGTTTTATTGAGCTTAGTACGCTTGCTGGCCTAGGCCAACATGACGATGATGGCGAAGAAAATGTTTATGGTGCGGGCATTATTGTTGGTATCGGTTTTGTAGAAAACACAAGGTGTATGGTGTATGTCAATGATGCGGCGATTAAAGGGGGGACAAACATGCCCCATGCGTATAAAAAGTTACGTCGCGCGCAAGAAATTGCCAGTACCTCTAGGTTACCTTTTATTTGTTTAGTGCAAAGTGGGGGAGGAAATTTATTTCTACAACACCTTGGGTTTAACTTGGCCGGACACCGGTTTATGTCACAAGCACAGGCGTCTGCCGCGGGTATTCCGCAAATTACGGTAGTGCATGGCGCATCTACCGCAGGAGGTGCGTATATACCTGGCATGTCAGACTACGTGGTGATGGTCAAAAATAAAGCCCGAGCTTATCTTGCTGGCCCACCATTATTAAAAGCAGCAACCGGTGAAATAGCTGAGGAAGAAGAGCTTGGTGGCGCTGAGATGCATGCAAGTGAATCGGGGCTTGCCGAGTACCTAGCTGAAGATGATGCGCATGCGCTTGAAATGACCCGAGAAATTGTAAAAAGTTTAAATTGGAATAACCGCCTAACCACAACGGCAAGAAAAACTTATAAAGAACCGCGATACGATATTGATGAATTATGCGGCATAGTGCCGGCTGATTATCATAAACCCTACGACAGCCGTGAAGTGATTGCACGCTTGGTTGATGATTCTGACTTTGTTGAATTTAAGGCGAATTACGATCCGTTTACCATCTGCGGTTTTGCAGAAATCGAAGGTCAACATTGTGGCATTATTGCAAATAATGGCCCTATTACTAATAAGGGAGCCGGCAAGTCGACACAGTTTATTCAACTCTGTTGCCAAGCGAATAAACCACTGATTTTTTTACAAAATACTACGGGTTTTATCGTTGGAATTGAGCATGAACAAAATGGCATGATAAAAAATGGTGCCAAGCTTATTCAAGCGGTGGCGAATGCCACTGTGCCTAAAATAACACTCAATATTGGTGGCGCCTTTGGTGCAGGAAATTATGCTATGTCGGGCCGCTCATTTGAGCCAGACTTTCTATTTGCCTGGCCCACTAATACCTTGGCCGTAATGGGGGGCGAGCAAGCCGCAACGGTGATGTCCATTGTTTATGAAAATAAACAAAAAGCGAATAATAAGCCGATTGATGAAGCGTTTTTAGCCAAGCAAACAGAAGATATTTTAGACTACTACTCAAGTGTTTCGTCTGCATTTTATTGCACCTCACAGGTTTGGGATGAAGGCATAATTGACCCACGTAAAAGTCGTCGTTTGCTTGCCGAGCTGATTGATATTGTTGTTCAAGGGCGTGAAACCAAATTAGATGCCAATACCTTTGGCGTGGCGAGGATTTAA
- a CDS encoding enoyl-CoA hydratase/isomerase family protein produces MINLPKVDTLLLKHVNGRLYITLNRPERRNAMNNQMNDELHQIADFLAKSEAIRLVILQGAGGHFCAGGDIKERKNQTDQAAQHLDPARDRNIRSGQLFKKFFGLPQTLIVVVEGSAMGGGFGLACLADLTFVHRDATLGMPETTLGIAPAQIAPYVVQRIGLTPAKQMALTGERINGDKAYRLGIAQYLADSNEALSDKLESVIQQVERCGPKACAATKDIMHKVAHQIDDEMIEFSADVFSRLNKQDEGREGHRAFVEKRKPHWMA; encoded by the coding sequence ATGATTAATCTACCCAAGGTGGATACGTTATTACTAAAGCATGTGAACGGGCGTCTATACATTACGTTAAATAGGCCTGAACGGCGTAATGCAATGAACAATCAGATGAATGACGAGTTACATCAAATAGCCGATTTTTTAGCTAAGTCGGAGGCAATTCGTCTGGTTATATTGCAAGGTGCCGGTGGTCATTTTTGCGCCGGTGGCGATATTAAAGAACGTAAAAACCAAACCGATCAGGCGGCTCAACACCTAGACCCTGCGCGTGACAGAAATATTAGATCGGGGCAGCTATTTAAAAAATTTTTTGGCTTACCGCAAACCTTAATCGTAGTTGTGGAAGGCTCGGCAATGGGCGGCGGTTTTGGCTTGGCGTGTTTGGCAGACCTTACGTTTGTTCATCGTGATGCAACACTGGGCATGCCAGAAACAACATTAGGAATTGCACCTGCGCAAATTGCTCCCTATGTCGTTCAGCGAATAGGCTTAACACCTGCCAAGCAAATGGCATTAACCGGTGAAAGGATTAATGGCGACAAAGCATATCGCTTAGGCATAGCGCAATACCTTGCCGATTCTAACGAAGCCCTCAGCGATAAATTAGAGTCTGTGATCCAACAAGTAGAACGTTGTGGACCTAAGGCATGTGCCGCAACAAAAGACATTATGCATAAGGTGGCTCATCAAATTGATGATGAGATGATTGAGTTTTCGGCAGATGTTTTTTCCAGACTAAACAAGCAAGATGAAGGTCGCGAAGGACATCGCGCCTTTGTTGAAAAAAGAAAACCGCACTGGATGGCCTGA
- a CDS encoding acyclic terpene utilization AtuA family protein has protein sequence MNKIKIGGASGYWGDSAYATEQLLTKGNVDYLVYDYLAEVTMSLLANAKSKSEQLGYATDFVQQILKPNLQQIAEGGVKVVANAGGVNLPACKEAIQAILDEQGLALKIGTVDGDNLMPKEAALRASGITEMETGEPFPNKLASINAYLGAFPIAAALNAGADIVITGRVVDSATTLGVLIHEYNWSVDDLDKLSMGALAGHLIECGCQVTGGNFTDWHDSCDGWADMGYPIIECDESGDFVVTKAAGTGGLVSKLTVAEQLVYEIGDPQTYFLPDVVCDFSQVKLTEQSTDRVLVTGAIGYPPSGQYKVSATYLDGYRAVYTQLLTGFDVLKKAELTANAILERCEKLLANTGYANFKQYSINYLGANALWNKEHFSIPQEIQEIVLRIVVHHDKRDAVALFSREVMGVILNMTTGRCAAGQAGRPKVSPVISLYSFLIDKNLVNAVVEVEGKPLNYPQASGNTFNDNIVHRKPDPIVRQSDKNAIQVPLVKLAVARSGDKGRFANIGVIARRPEYMPYIAQALTEQTVSDWFSHVVKGRVERFYLPGIDAFNFLLQDALGGGGVSSMNIDTQGKTYAQQILKMPVKVPAGLLKNERR, from the coding sequence ATGAATAAAATCAAAATTGGCGGTGCTTCTGGCTATTGGGGTGATAGCGCCTATGCAACAGAACAATTACTGACAAAAGGTAATGTTGATTATTTGGTTTATGATTATTTGGCCGAGGTCACCATGTCACTGTTGGCGAATGCAAAGTCAAAATCTGAACAGCTTGGCTATGCAACTGATTTTGTGCAGCAAATACTGAAACCTAATTTACAACAGATCGCCGAAGGTGGGGTAAAAGTCGTTGCCAATGCAGGGGGTGTCAATTTACCTGCGTGTAAAGAGGCGATCCAAGCCATTTTAGATGAGCAAGGCTTAGCACTGAAAATTGGCACCGTTGATGGTGATAATTTAATGCCAAAAGAAGCTGCATTACGCGCATCTGGCATAACTGAAATGGAAACTGGTGAACCGTTTCCCAACAAACTAGCCAGCATTAATGCCTATTTAGGCGCTTTTCCCATAGCGGCGGCACTCAATGCGGGCGCAGATATTGTCATTACTGGGCGAGTTGTTGATTCGGCCACCACATTAGGGGTCTTGATTCATGAATATAACTGGTCGGTTGATGACTTAGATAAACTGTCGATGGGGGCATTAGCAGGGCATTTAATCGAATGTGGCTGTCAGGTAACAGGAGGTAACTTTACCGACTGGCATGACAGCTGTGATGGCTGGGCTGACATGGGCTACCCCATTATTGAATGTGATGAAAGTGGTGATTTTGTTGTTACAAAAGCTGCCGGAACGGGGGGCTTGGTTTCTAAGCTGACTGTTGCAGAACAATTGGTGTATGAAATAGGCGATCCGCAAACCTATTTCTTACCCGATGTTGTTTGTGATTTTTCGCAGGTTAAATTAACCGAACAAAGCACTGATCGGGTATTAGTTACAGGCGCTATTGGCTATCCGCCAAGCGGTCAATATAAAGTCTCGGCGACTTATTTAGATGGTTATCGCGCCGTTTATACGCAGCTATTAACGGGCTTTGATGTATTAAAAAAAGCCGAGCTAACGGCCAATGCAATTTTAGAGCGTTGCGAAAAACTGTTGGCTAACACCGGTTACGCAAACTTTAAACAATATTCAATTAACTACTTAGGCGCTAATGCCTTATGGAATAAAGAACACTTTTCTATACCGCAAGAGATACAAGAAATAGTATTAAGAATAGTGGTTCATCATGATAAGCGTGATGCGGTTGCTTTATTTTCAAGAGAAGTAATGGGCGTTATTTTAAATATGACGACGGGGCGTTGTGCAGCTGGTCAGGCAGGCCGGCCTAAGGTGTCGCCAGTGATTAGTTTATATTCATTTCTAATCGATAAAAATTTAGTAAACGCCGTGGTTGAGGTGGAGGGTAAGCCGTTAAATTACCCACAAGCGTCTGGTAATACGTTTAATGACAATATAGTTCATCGTAAGCCTGACCCAATAGTAAGGCAAAGTGATAAAAATGCCATACAAGTACCTTTGGTTAAACTGGCGGTCGCGCGAAGTGGTGATAAAGGGCGGTTTGCCAATATAGGGGTGATTGCACGTCGGCCTGAATATATGCCGTATATTGCCCAAGCCTTAACCGAGCAGACAGTATCTGATTGGTTTTCTCATGTAGTAAAAGGCCGCGTAGAACGTTTTTATTTGCCGGGTATCGATGCGTTTAATTTCCTCTTACAAGATGCGTTAGGGGGAGGAGGGGTCAGTTCCATGAATATAGATACACAGGGTAAAACTTACGCACAGCAAATTTTAAAAATGCCAGTTAAGGTCCCAGCTGGCTTGTTAAAAAATGAAAGGCGTTAA
- a CDS encoding acetyl-CoA C-acyltransferase yields the protein MLDAYIYDGARTAFGKYCSSLAHVRPDDLAASVIKALVTRNNIDPLLIDDVILGCACQSGEDSRNVARYATLAAGLPVEVSGQTVNRLCGSSLAAIIDAARAISCDEGSLFIAGGVESMTRAPLTFNKSNTAFSKDITVYDSAIGVRFPNPIIGKLYGHEAMPETADNVAKALGITREQCDVFAYQSQRKWADATAKGYFDKEIIPVNIPQKRGKPDIIVDKDEHPRADTSLDKMASMRTLYEDGVVTAANASGINDGAAALVIGSRAYGEQHELKPMARILGGASAGVEPSMMGLGPVPACQKLLKRLGLTLQQMDIIEVNEAFSAQVLGGLKQLGIAEDDPRINPNGGAISVGHPLGASGARLAITASHQLQRTQGRYALITMCIGVGQGIAMVIERS from the coding sequence ATGTTAGATGCCTACATTTACGATGGAGCAAGAACTGCTTTTGGAAAATATTGCAGCTCACTGGCACACGTCCGACCGGACGATTTAGCCGCTAGCGTTATTAAGGCGCTGGTTACACGAAACAATATTGACCCATTATTAATTGACGATGTTATTTTGGGCTGCGCTTGTCAATCCGGTGAAGATAGCCGAAACGTAGCACGTTATGCGACATTAGCCGCAGGCTTACCTGTCGAGGTAAGCGGGCAAACCGTTAATAGACTTTGTGGCAGTAGCTTAGCCGCAATTATTGACGCCGCTCGTGCTATCTCCTGTGATGAGGGTAGTTTATTTATTGCCGGTGGTGTTGAAAGCATGACACGTGCCCCTTTAACCTTTAACAAAAGCAACACCGCATTTAGTAAAGACATTACGGTTTACGACAGCGCCATTGGTGTGCGTTTTCCAAACCCAATAATTGGAAAACTATATGGTCACGAAGCCATGCCAGAAACTGCTGATAACGTCGCTAAAGCTCTGGGTATTACGCGTGAGCAATGTGATGTTTTTGCTTATCAATCACAACGAAAATGGGCTGACGCAACAGCGAAAGGCTATTTTGATAAAGAAATAATTCCCGTTAACATTCCACAAAAACGTGGCAAACCTGACATTATTGTCGATAAAGATGAGCACCCACGGGCCGATACAAGCTTAGATAAAATGGCCAGCATGCGTACGCTTTATGAAGATGGCGTTGTTACTGCCGCCAATGCATCTGGTATTAATGATGGCGCAGCGGCTTTAGTTATTGGCTCACGCGCTTATGGTGAACAGCATGAGCTTAAACCTATGGCCCGTATTCTAGGCGGCGCATCAGCGGGTGTTGAACCATCGATGATGGGATTAGGCCCTGTGCCTGCCTGCCAAAAATTATTAAAACGACTGGGTTTAACACTTCAACAAATGGATATTATCGAAGTGAATGAAGCGTTTTCTGCGCAAGTGCTTGGTGGTTTAAAACAACTGGGTATTGCCGAAGATGACCCCCGTATTAATCCCAACGGTGGCGCTATTTCTGTTGGTCATCCACTAGGTGCGTCTGGTGCAAGGCTTGCGATAACTGCTAGCCATCAACTACAACGCACACAAGGTCGTTATGCTCTTATTACAATGTGTATTGGTGTTGGGCAAGGGATAGCAATGGTTATTGAACGTTCTTAA
- a CDS encoding NAD-dependent succinate-semialdehyde dehydrogenase produces MQDNDYTQPALFIDGEWVTQTSRYGEVLNPATDEVLAKFPIADEEQIERALASSEAAFEQWRKTSYDERIEIMHRAAAILRENAEHTARCMTMEHGKPLADSKGEVENCACLLEWCSTAAADHDDRTLPELNGFVDRTVRKEPIGPVAAFPAWNFPASLATRKMASAIAVGCSVIVKPAKETPVSFMAVVDALDKAGLPKGVVNILMGDSSLISKKLIESPVIKKISFTGSTPVGQKLAALAGDQAKPCVMELGGHAPVLVFDDAKLDKAIDLSVTTKSRNSGQVCISPTRFFVQEAVYDKFLTGFTEKFAALRIGNGLDNDTQMGPLANPRRTAEIDDLVQDAVSKGARLMTGGKRLDRPGNFYEATVLADVPATARIMQEEPFGPIAIINKFSSYDEAIEKANNTDFALASYAFSGSQETIDKLGSDLDSGKVGINGYPVVFLDSPLGGRRQSGYGSEGGYEGLDAYRIVKFVSQSAI; encoded by the coding sequence ATGCAAGACAATGACTATACACAACCTGCTTTGTTTATTGATGGTGAGTGGGTAACTCAAACCAGTCGCTATGGTGAGGTACTAAACCCAGCGACAGATGAAGTATTAGCTAAATTTCCTATCGCAGATGAAGAGCAGATTGAGCGTGCACTTGCTTCGTCTGAAGCCGCTTTTGAACAATGGCGTAAAACAAGTTATGACGAACGAATTGAAATTATGCACCGTGCCGCAGCGATTCTTCGCGAAAATGCTGAGCACACCGCCCGTTGTATGACGATGGAGCATGGAAAACCGCTTGCAGATTCAAAAGGCGAGGTAGAAAATTGCGCATGTCTATTGGAATGGTGTTCTACGGCAGCTGCGGACCATGATGACCGCACTTTGCCTGAGTTAAATGGTTTTGTAGACAGAACCGTGCGTAAAGAGCCAATAGGTCCTGTGGCGGCGTTTCCTGCATGGAATTTTCCAGCCTCATTAGCAACGCGTAAAATGGCCTCAGCGATAGCTGTCGGTTGTTCGGTTATTGTTAAACCCGCAAAAGAAACCCCAGTTTCATTTATGGCGGTAGTTGATGCACTTGATAAGGCAGGTTTACCGAAAGGTGTGGTTAACATACTTATGGGTGATTCTTCGCTGATTAGTAAAAAACTAATTGAATCACCGGTTATTAAAAAAATATCGTTCACCGGTTCAACACCTGTCGGTCAAAAACTGGCTGCGTTAGCCGGAGATCAGGCAAAACCCTGTGTGATGGAACTGGGTGGTCATGCGCCCGTATTGGTTTTTGATGATGCGAAGTTAGACAAAGCAATTGATTTATCAGTAACGACTAAAAGCCGTAACTCAGGACAAGTGTGCATTTCTCCGACACGGTTTTTTGTGCAAGAGGCTGTATACGATAAATTTTTAACAGGTTTTACAGAAAAATTTGCAGCACTTCGGATTGGTAATGGTTTGGATAACGATACTCAAATGGGGCCTTTGGCAAACCCACGTAGAACTGCTGAAATAGATGATTTGGTTCAAGATGCCGTGAGTAAAGGTGCGCGCTTAATGACCGGTGGTAAACGTCTTGATCGTCCAGGAAATTTTTATGAAGCGACGGTATTGGCCGATGTGCCAGCAACAGCAAGAATAATGCAAGAAGAGCCTTTTGGCCCGATTGCAATTATTAATAAATTTAGCAGCTATGATGAAGCGATTGAAAAAGCCAACAATACTGATTTTGCACTGGCTTCATATGCATTTAGTGGCTCGCAAGAAACCATTGATAAGCTGGGTAGCGATTTAGATTCGGGCAAAGTGGGTATTAATGGTTACCCAGTTGTTTTTCTAGACTCACCACTCGGCGGACGGCGTCAATCAGGCTATGGAAGTGAAGGTGGCTATGAGGGATTGGATGCCTATAGAATTGTAAAATTTGTTAGTCAAAGTGCTATTTAG